A genomic window from Euwallacea fornicatus isolate EFF26 chromosome 30, ASM4011564v1, whole genome shotgun sequence includes:
- the LOC136347970 gene encoding putative leucine-rich repeat-containing protein DDB_G0290503 isoform X1, whose protein sequence is MQVSARAMDPVQSHEGEENTVDVLQLIFSACDTQNAGFVHVSKLVEYIQPYLPENLRALDDLKNSLDPECKDVFVTNEQFVKVMGGWCHKLTTQSSEAGFEMDNIPNASVLLSDDKHSPVKHSTPRASLRDELLKCKDLLNISNISGYSLSSSQLEHSVGQDSTVLEEEIKNLKHQVSKLSSELVSVKYQLSVSEDQNEQLQQDLEKLNRQLHAEQLVNEHLHKDIKQSEELQEEFNNIKKEFIEMKQNLRQSEKNSLYYRKLVAEIENEKLKLEKEVGVYSKQNQDYLKEVFEVKIECEAKEQELNELTKKLKGLKSKMSDLQDVVDQLASENELLKYQKLTLRSALNTKSKPSSSSETNLGNFFCKILKDQYKDQSVPLSKQGPSNPTDNLPRAINPIEKNSFASEPRREGEEVNTGNINQSLSEAFNWRSDEDLNLHPLQEEIFEADMKHLAEATAQEMTLEEQMKQLQVEKIEAESVLVAVMERINKILEQQGEVAQDPENAHSESQNLEVMGPKFETSNMFRTIRDGENVAEMIHFHLSSRNAVIQELKEVNVILRVKLTKAESDLGDKIGTVLRFKNELSYCIGVNDNLWRNIKTLRRDLHNKLIKLNKLIQCNNELNVHYSNLLLVHDDEFDKNGILCKFLEICKQKREEIFETCTALREQVNENPGEIKEYENDIERLKATIEVHTLTNQDSISKTNETALKMDAEFIKKIKVESNRIFKELNCKLDDEIIKNKELTQDLKELREKYLEVDSELLQIKHTLADCETETNMKLQESGEKADSSSVEALKTVHIVKEKDLLLKKIEEESQNRFLMAKDFEEKLSEELQKNKILTQDLEESNQSYKKLIGEMRTLREDLEKKKTELIWMENEFKSRLDAENEQNSVLSNKLDEITQKYSTLIESSSHVQEENAKLSLKVEETNQEIQRLRKKLDDRKTECASLLDQLPLIQASKFQLEEQKRALTEIVERLTGQNDELVLQVALLKVEKDALNCEISRLQLSCSKNALENDNLKTELSKVKASMCSNQENTKKSSFSKQQIMLDKLRNKIEDLEEKLKRVTAEKSQLVIQNNREQSSRCEANFKLSPLMKNVSTSTDQSSLELETKKFVEIAVPVTINVDVGLRCESETVALANVTDCQDSALDAELLDLVKLNQNLSTKQRFALNNETVLEVPTLDVSNFADCIEELGLNRSETGESNGNESEKEKLERITTALMLWFSNNSSTVPRSIDNQIEKYRNQYEALLYLLSDMSCRLRNHVCIGTPEPTFPVYELLEEVKLELKAVVQCASQISALICEDRMKRCCKLLINYCTILSQENERLRNKSRPFISCIMGAAGILAIALAAFGISLAVNFACRMMTEDDKYCPFDSGVKRINIGEPPM, encoded by the exons ATGCAGGTTTCTGCAAGAGCGATGGACCCCGTTCAATCACATGAAG GTGAAGAAAATACGGTTGATGTACTGCAGCTAATATTCAGTGCATGTGATACTCAAAACGCTGGCTTTGTACATGTTTCTAAGCTTGTTGAGTATATTCAACCATATCTCCCAGAGAATCT ACGTGCTTTAGATGATCTGAAAAACAGTTTGGACCCTGAATGTAAAGACGTATTTGTAACTAATGAACAGTTCGTTAAAGTTATGGGTGGCTGGTGCCACAAACTTACCACACAATCTTCTGAAGCTGGATTTGAGATGGACAACATTCCCAA CGCTTCAGTTCTATTATCAGATGATAAACATTCGCCCGTGAAACATTCCACCCCTAGAGCCAGCTTAAGAGATGAGCTTTTAAAGTGTAAAGATTTACtaaatatttctaatatttctgGATATAGTTTGTCTTCAAGTCAGTTAGAGCATTCTG TGGGTCAGGATTCAACAGTATTAGAAGAAGAGATAAAGAACTTGAAACATCAGGTTTCCAAATTATCAAGCGAATTAGTTTCGGTTAAGTATCAGCTTTCTGTATCAGAGGATCAGAACGAACAACTGCAGCAGGATTTGGAGAAGCTTAATCGGCAGTTACATGC GGAGCAATTAGTAAACGAGCATTTGCATAAAGATATAAAGCAAAGCGAGGAGCTACAGGAGGAAttcaataatataaaaaaagaatttattgaaatgaaacaaaacttgcgtcagtcagagaaaaatagtttgTACTACAGAAAATTGGTGGCTGAAATTGAGAATGAG AAATTGAAGCTTGAAAAGGAAGTTGGAGTATATTCTAAACAAAATCAAGACTATTTGAAGGAAGTATTTGAGGTAAAGATTGAATGTGAGGCGAAGGAACAGGAATTAAATGAGCTCACTAAGAAACTCAAAGGgctaaaatctaaaatgaGTGACCTACAAGACGTAGTTGATCAACTGGCAAGTGAGAATGAA CTcctcaaatatcaaaaattgaccCTAAGAAGCGCATTGAATACCAAATCCAAACCTTCCAGTTCCTCTGAAACCAATTTAGgtaactttttttgtaaaattcttaAAGACCAATATAAAGATCAATCGGTACCGCTATCGAAGCAGGGGCCGTCTAATCCTACAGATAATTTACCTCGAGCTATAAATCCCATTGAAAAGAATTCCTTTG cAAGTGAACCTCGAAGGGAAGGTGAAGAAGTTAATACTGGGAATATAAACCAGTCTCTTTCAGAAGCATTTAATTGGCGAAGTGATGAAGATTTAAATCTCCATCCATTGCAAGAAGAAATATTTGAG gcTGACATGAAACATCTTGCTGAAGCAACCGCTCAGGAAATGACTTTGGAAGAACAAATGAAACAAttacaagtagaaaaaatagaGGCGGAATCGGTTTTGGTAGCCGTAATGGAGcgaattaacaaaattttagaacaACAGGGTGAAGTTGCACAAGATCCAGAGAATGCACATTCC GAAAGTCAAAATTTGGAAGTGATGGGTCCTAAATTCGAAACGAGTAATATGTTTAGAACGATTCGTGATGGAGAAAATGTGGCGGAGATGATACATTTTCATCTTTCCAGTAGAAATGCTGTGATTCAAGAGCTGAAGGAGGTTAATGTGATATTAAGAGTTAAGCTGACTAAAGCCGAGTCAGACCTAGGGGACAAAATTGGCACtgttttaagatttaaaaatgaactttcTTATTGTATAG GTGTAAACGATAATTTGTGGAGAAACATCAAAACCTTAAGACGTGATTTGCACaacaaactaataaaattaaacaaactgaTTCAATGCAACAACGAATTAAATGTACACTACAGCAATCTGCTTCTCGTTCACGATGACGAATTCGACAAAAATGGAATACTGTGCaagtttttagaaatttgtaagcaaaaaagagaagaaatcTTTGAGACTTGTACTGCTTTGAGAGAGCAAGTTAATGAGAACCCAggagaaataaaagaatatgaGAATGATATAGAACGGCTCAAAGCCACCATTGAAGTACATACGTTGACAAATCAAGattccatttcgaaaactaaTGAAACCGCTTTGAAAATGGATgcagaatttattaaaaaaataaaagttgagagcaatagaattttcaaagaacTAAATTGCAAACTTGAcgatgaaattattaaaaacaaagaactCACTCAGGATCTAAAAGAGTTGAGAGAGAAATACCTGGAGGTCGACAGTGAATTACTACAAATAAAGCACACATTGGCTGATTGTGAGACTGAAACGAATATGAAACTGCAGGAAAGTGGAGAGAAAGCTGACAGTTCATCTGTAGAAGCGCTGAAAACTGTACATATTGTAAAGGAGAAAGatttgctattaaagaaaattgaagaagaGTCGCAAAATCGGTTTTTAATGGCGAAGGACTTTGAGGAAAAGTTGAGCGAAGAacttcaaaaaaacaaaattcttaCTCAGGATTTAGAGGAGAGTAATCAGAGTTATAAAAAACTTATTGGTGAAATGAGGACTTTGCGAGAAgatctggaaaaaaaaaagaccgAGCTGATTTGGATGGAAAACGAATTTAAGAGCCGTTTAGACGCCGAAAACGAACAGAATTCAGTTCTATCCAATAAATTGGATGAAATAACTCAGAAATATTCTACCCTCATCGAAAGTTCCAGTCATGTCCAGGAAGAAAACGccaaattatctttaaaagtTGAAGAGACTAATCAGGAAATACAAAGATTACGAAAAAAGCTTGACGATCGAAAAACGGAATGTGCTTCATTATTAGATCAACTGCCTCTCATCCAAGCCTCAAAATTTCAGTTAGAAGAGCAAAAACGTGCCTTAACTGAGATAGTGGAAAGACTTACTGGTCAAAATGACGAATTGGTGTTGCAAGTGGCCTtattaaaagttgaaaaagacGCTTTAAATTGTGAGATTTCTCGTCTGCAACTGAGTTGCTCAAAGAATGCTCTGGAGAAcgacaatttaaaaactgaacTCTCAAAGGTGAAAGCTTCCATGTGCAGTAATCAGGAGAATACCAAGAAAAGCTCATTTTCTAAGCAACAGATTATGCTTGATAAATTACGAAACAAAATTGAGGATTTAGAAGAAAAGCTAAAAAGAGTCACAGCAGAGAAAAGTCAATTAGTTATACAGAATAATCGTGAGCAGAGTTCCAGATGTGAAGCGAACTTCAAACTCTCTCCGCTAATGAAGAACGTGTCGACATCGACAGATCAGTCGAGCCTTGAATTAGAAACAAAGAAATTTGTAGAAATTGCTGTACCGGTTACTATAAATGTGGATGTTGGGTTGAGGTG CGAGAGCGAGACCGTTGCATTAGCAAATGTCACCGACTGTCAGGATTCTGCTCTAGATGCAGAGCTTTTGGATTTAGTCAAACTAAACCAGAATTTATCCACCAAACAAAGATTCGCACTCAACAATGAA ACTGTTTTGGAAGTGCCTACCCTGGATGTAAGTAATTTTGCTGACTGTATTGAAGAACTAGGTCTAAACCGTTCTGAAACAGG TGAATCTAACGGGAATGAAAgcgaaaaggaaaaattggaGAGAATAACTACGGCTTTAATGTTGTGGTTCAGCAACAATTCGAGTACTGTTCCTCGAAGTATCGATAACCAGATTGAAAAGTATAGAAACCAGTATGAGGCTCTCTTGTATCTGCTTTCAGATATGTCATGTCGTTTAAG aaatcatgtttgcattgGAACTCCTGAACCGACATTCCCAGTGTACGAGCTACTAGAAGAAGTGAAGCTGGAACTAAAGGCCGTGGTGCAATGCGCTAGTCAAATAAGCGCCCTTATTTGCGAGGACAGAATGAAACGTTGCTGCAAACTTTTGATAAATTACTGTACGATATTAAGTCAGGAGAATGAACGTTTACGGAATAAATCCAG ACCCTTCATCAGCTGTATAATGGGAGCGGCAGGCATTTTAGCGATCGCACTTGCTGCATTTGGCATAAGCCTGGCAGTCAACTTTGCCTGTCGAATGATGACCGAAGATGATAAATATTGTCCCTTCGACAGTGGAGTTAAACGTATTAACATAGGAGAGCCTCCAATGTAA
- the LOC136347970 gene encoding uncharacterized protein isoform X2 has protein sequence MQVSARAMDPVQSHEGEENTVDVLQLIFSACDTQNAGFVHVSKLVEYIQPYLPENLRALDDLKNSLDPECKDVFVTNEQFVKVMGGWCHKLTTQSSEAGFEMDNIPNASVLLSDDKHSPVKHSTPRASLRDELLKCKDLLNISNISGYSLSSSQLEHSVGQDSTVLEEEIKNLKHQVSKLSSELVSVKYQLSVSEDQNEQLQQDLEKLNRQLHAEQLVNEHLHKDIKQSEELQEEFNNIKKEFIEMKQNLRQSEKNSLYYRKLVAEIENEKLKLEKEVGVYSKQNQDYLKEVFEVKIECEAKEQELNELTKKLKGLKSKMSDLQDVVDQLASENELLKYQKLTLRSALNTKSKPSSSSETNLASEPRREGEEVNTGNINQSLSEAFNWRSDEDLNLHPLQEEIFEADMKHLAEATAQEMTLEEQMKQLQVEKIEAESVLVAVMERINKILEQQGEVAQDPENAHSESQNLEVMGPKFETSNMFRTIRDGENVAEMIHFHLSSRNAVIQELKEVNVILRVKLTKAESDLGDKIGTVLRFKNELSYCIGVNDNLWRNIKTLRRDLHNKLIKLNKLIQCNNELNVHYSNLLLVHDDEFDKNGILCKFLEICKQKREEIFETCTALREQVNENPGEIKEYENDIERLKATIEVHTLTNQDSISKTNETALKMDAEFIKKIKVESNRIFKELNCKLDDEIIKNKELTQDLKELREKYLEVDSELLQIKHTLADCETETNMKLQESGEKADSSSVEALKTVHIVKEKDLLLKKIEEESQNRFLMAKDFEEKLSEELQKNKILTQDLEESNQSYKKLIGEMRTLREDLEKKKTELIWMENEFKSRLDAENEQNSVLSNKLDEITQKYSTLIESSSHVQEENAKLSLKVEETNQEIQRLRKKLDDRKTECASLLDQLPLIQASKFQLEEQKRALTEIVERLTGQNDELVLQVALLKVEKDALNCEISRLQLSCSKNALENDNLKTELSKVKASMCSNQENTKKSSFSKQQIMLDKLRNKIEDLEEKLKRVTAEKSQLVIQNNREQSSRCEANFKLSPLMKNVSTSTDQSSLELETKKFVEIAVPVTINVDVGLRCESETVALANVTDCQDSALDAELLDLVKLNQNLSTKQRFALNNETVLEVPTLDVSNFADCIEELGLNRSETGESNGNESEKEKLERITTALMLWFSNNSSTVPRSIDNQIEKYRNQYEALLYLLSDMSCRLRNHVCIGTPEPTFPVYELLEEVKLELKAVVQCASQISALICEDRMKRCCKLLINYCTILSQENERLRNKSRPFISCIMGAAGILAIALAAFGISLAVNFACRMMTEDDKYCPFDSGVKRINIGEPPM, from the exons ATGCAGGTTTCTGCAAGAGCGATGGACCCCGTTCAATCACATGAAG GTGAAGAAAATACGGTTGATGTACTGCAGCTAATATTCAGTGCATGTGATACTCAAAACGCTGGCTTTGTACATGTTTCTAAGCTTGTTGAGTATATTCAACCATATCTCCCAGAGAATCT ACGTGCTTTAGATGATCTGAAAAACAGTTTGGACCCTGAATGTAAAGACGTATTTGTAACTAATGAACAGTTCGTTAAAGTTATGGGTGGCTGGTGCCACAAACTTACCACACAATCTTCTGAAGCTGGATTTGAGATGGACAACATTCCCAA CGCTTCAGTTCTATTATCAGATGATAAACATTCGCCCGTGAAACATTCCACCCCTAGAGCCAGCTTAAGAGATGAGCTTTTAAAGTGTAAAGATTTACtaaatatttctaatatttctgGATATAGTTTGTCTTCAAGTCAGTTAGAGCATTCTG TGGGTCAGGATTCAACAGTATTAGAAGAAGAGATAAAGAACTTGAAACATCAGGTTTCCAAATTATCAAGCGAATTAGTTTCGGTTAAGTATCAGCTTTCTGTATCAGAGGATCAGAACGAACAACTGCAGCAGGATTTGGAGAAGCTTAATCGGCAGTTACATGC GGAGCAATTAGTAAACGAGCATTTGCATAAAGATATAAAGCAAAGCGAGGAGCTACAGGAGGAAttcaataatataaaaaaagaatttattgaaatgaaacaaaacttgcgtcagtcagagaaaaatagtttgTACTACAGAAAATTGGTGGCTGAAATTGAGAATGAG AAATTGAAGCTTGAAAAGGAAGTTGGAGTATATTCTAAACAAAATCAAGACTATTTGAAGGAAGTATTTGAGGTAAAGATTGAATGTGAGGCGAAGGAACAGGAATTAAATGAGCTCACTAAGAAACTCAAAGGgctaaaatctaaaatgaGTGACCTACAAGACGTAGTTGATCAACTGGCAAGTGAGAATGAA CTcctcaaatatcaaaaattgaccCTAAGAAGCGCATTGAATACCAAATCCAAACCTTCCAGTTCCTCTGAAACCAATTTAG cAAGTGAACCTCGAAGGGAAGGTGAAGAAGTTAATACTGGGAATATAAACCAGTCTCTTTCAGAAGCATTTAATTGGCGAAGTGATGAAGATTTAAATCTCCATCCATTGCAAGAAGAAATATTTGAG gcTGACATGAAACATCTTGCTGAAGCAACCGCTCAGGAAATGACTTTGGAAGAACAAATGAAACAAttacaagtagaaaaaatagaGGCGGAATCGGTTTTGGTAGCCGTAATGGAGcgaattaacaaaattttagaacaACAGGGTGAAGTTGCACAAGATCCAGAGAATGCACATTCC GAAAGTCAAAATTTGGAAGTGATGGGTCCTAAATTCGAAACGAGTAATATGTTTAGAACGATTCGTGATGGAGAAAATGTGGCGGAGATGATACATTTTCATCTTTCCAGTAGAAATGCTGTGATTCAAGAGCTGAAGGAGGTTAATGTGATATTAAGAGTTAAGCTGACTAAAGCCGAGTCAGACCTAGGGGACAAAATTGGCACtgttttaagatttaaaaatgaactttcTTATTGTATAG GTGTAAACGATAATTTGTGGAGAAACATCAAAACCTTAAGACGTGATTTGCACaacaaactaataaaattaaacaaactgaTTCAATGCAACAACGAATTAAATGTACACTACAGCAATCTGCTTCTCGTTCACGATGACGAATTCGACAAAAATGGAATACTGTGCaagtttttagaaatttgtaagcaaaaaagagaagaaatcTTTGAGACTTGTACTGCTTTGAGAGAGCAAGTTAATGAGAACCCAggagaaataaaagaatatgaGAATGATATAGAACGGCTCAAAGCCACCATTGAAGTACATACGTTGACAAATCAAGattccatttcgaaaactaaTGAAACCGCTTTGAAAATGGATgcagaatttattaaaaaaataaaagttgagagcaatagaattttcaaagaacTAAATTGCAAACTTGAcgatgaaattattaaaaacaaagaactCACTCAGGATCTAAAAGAGTTGAGAGAGAAATACCTGGAGGTCGACAGTGAATTACTACAAATAAAGCACACATTGGCTGATTGTGAGACTGAAACGAATATGAAACTGCAGGAAAGTGGAGAGAAAGCTGACAGTTCATCTGTAGAAGCGCTGAAAACTGTACATATTGTAAAGGAGAAAGatttgctattaaagaaaattgaagaagaGTCGCAAAATCGGTTTTTAATGGCGAAGGACTTTGAGGAAAAGTTGAGCGAAGAacttcaaaaaaacaaaattcttaCTCAGGATTTAGAGGAGAGTAATCAGAGTTATAAAAAACTTATTGGTGAAATGAGGACTTTGCGAGAAgatctggaaaaaaaaaagaccgAGCTGATTTGGATGGAAAACGAATTTAAGAGCCGTTTAGACGCCGAAAACGAACAGAATTCAGTTCTATCCAATAAATTGGATGAAATAACTCAGAAATATTCTACCCTCATCGAAAGTTCCAGTCATGTCCAGGAAGAAAACGccaaattatctttaaaagtTGAAGAGACTAATCAGGAAATACAAAGATTACGAAAAAAGCTTGACGATCGAAAAACGGAATGTGCTTCATTATTAGATCAACTGCCTCTCATCCAAGCCTCAAAATTTCAGTTAGAAGAGCAAAAACGTGCCTTAACTGAGATAGTGGAAAGACTTACTGGTCAAAATGACGAATTGGTGTTGCAAGTGGCCTtattaaaagttgaaaaagacGCTTTAAATTGTGAGATTTCTCGTCTGCAACTGAGTTGCTCAAAGAATGCTCTGGAGAAcgacaatttaaaaactgaacTCTCAAAGGTGAAAGCTTCCATGTGCAGTAATCAGGAGAATACCAAGAAAAGCTCATTTTCTAAGCAACAGATTATGCTTGATAAATTACGAAACAAAATTGAGGATTTAGAAGAAAAGCTAAAAAGAGTCACAGCAGAGAAAAGTCAATTAGTTATACAGAATAATCGTGAGCAGAGTTCCAGATGTGAAGCGAACTTCAAACTCTCTCCGCTAATGAAGAACGTGTCGACATCGACAGATCAGTCGAGCCTTGAATTAGAAACAAAGAAATTTGTAGAAATTGCTGTACCGGTTACTATAAATGTGGATGTTGGGTTGAGGTG CGAGAGCGAGACCGTTGCATTAGCAAATGTCACCGACTGTCAGGATTCTGCTCTAGATGCAGAGCTTTTGGATTTAGTCAAACTAAACCAGAATTTATCCACCAAACAAAGATTCGCACTCAACAATGAA ACTGTTTTGGAAGTGCCTACCCTGGATGTAAGTAATTTTGCTGACTGTATTGAAGAACTAGGTCTAAACCGTTCTGAAACAGG TGAATCTAACGGGAATGAAAgcgaaaaggaaaaattggaGAGAATAACTACGGCTTTAATGTTGTGGTTCAGCAACAATTCGAGTACTGTTCCTCGAAGTATCGATAACCAGATTGAAAAGTATAGAAACCAGTATGAGGCTCTCTTGTATCTGCTTTCAGATATGTCATGTCGTTTAAG aaatcatgtttgcattgGAACTCCTGAACCGACATTCCCAGTGTACGAGCTACTAGAAGAAGTGAAGCTGGAACTAAAGGCCGTGGTGCAATGCGCTAGTCAAATAAGCGCCCTTATTTGCGAGGACAGAATGAAACGTTGCTGCAAACTTTTGATAAATTACTGTACGATATTAAGTCAGGAGAATGAACGTTTACGGAATAAATCCAG ACCCTTCATCAGCTGTATAATGGGAGCGGCAGGCATTTTAGCGATCGCACTTGCTGCATTTGGCATAAGCCTGGCAGTCAACTTTGCCTGTCGAATGATGACCGAAGATGATAAATATTGTCCCTTCGACAGTGGAGTTAAACGTATTAACATAGGAGAGCCTCCAATGTAA
- the TBC1d7 gene encoding TBC1 domain family member 7, whose product MTMSTDERNFRSIYYEKVGFKNVEEKKSLEILLKEKHLDLVKLKQFCLRFTVPHVYRSFLYKLLLGVIPAQVELHNFVTNQRQQEFNDLHHTLQVMRLIDEKTAKSQVFILMWLIQTNNLLFDLSLLYEKDEGVISFSAIVKCLMHFFDDDVDIYWIAKKFYENIAKMKNEVPKFVEITHAILEKEDPELYKALQSASVLDSLPLLQWFDCCFAGIIHDNYLIKIWDKVCRGSYKILAYLVAAILMTLKHRKVKISDPIAVTLAIKKLPEETSDVIVNKTVDMWLHHCSPLTGHDKPKGT is encoded by the exons ATGACTATGAGTACAGATGAGAGAAATTTTCGTTCCATCTACTATGAGAAAGTGGGTTTTAAAAATgtggaagaaaaaaagtctTTAGAGATTTTGCTGAAAGAGAAACATCTAGACCTAGTGAAGTTGAAGCAGTTTTGTTTGCGCTTCACTGTGCCTCATGTTTATAGGAGTTTCTTATATAAACTGTTATTAG gAGTTATACCAGCACAAGTTGAGTTACACAATTTTGTTACTAATCAACGGCAACAAGAGTTTAATGATTTGCATCACACATTGCAAGTGATGCGCCTCATTGATGAGAAAACAGCAAAATCTCAGGTCTTCATTTTAATGTGGTTAATTCAAACTAATAATCTATTATTCGACCTAAGTTTGCTGTATGAAAAAGATGAAGGAGTCATCAGTTTTTCAGCAATTGTCAAGTGTTTGATGCATTTCTTTGATGATGATGTGGATATTTACTGGAtagcaaaaaagttttatgaaaacattgcgaaaatgaaaaatgaagttcCAAAGTTTGTAGAGATCACACATGCCATTTTAGAAAAAGAAGACCCAGAATTGTACAAGGCTTTGCAAAGTGCCTCTGTCTTAGATAGTTTACCATTATTGCAGTGGTTTGATTGTTGCTTTGCAGGAATAATTCATGATAATTACCTGATAAA GATTTGGGACAAAGTATGTAGGGGCTCTTATAAGATTTTGGCATACTTAGTAGCAGCTATTTTGATGACTTTAAAACATAGAAAAGTGAAGATCAGTGATCCTATTGCTGTAACACTGGCTATTAAAAAG CTTCCAGAAGAAACTTCTGATGTGATTGTGAATAAAACTGTTGATATGTGGCTACATCATTGTAGCCCTTTGACTGGGCATGATAAACCTAAGGGAACTTAA
- the EMC6 gene encoding ER membrane protein complex subunit 6, with amino-acid sequence MSGKMKQDPSVAYSESAIRNNLAVVEYCRTSMAALSGCTAGVLGLTNLHGALFYVCAVTSLWLMILYKAGFSTWKKYFISRKSLLTNGFFGQLFTYILCWTFIYGMVHVY; translated from the exons ATGTCTGGTAAAATGAAGCAAGACCCTTCTGTGGCTTATAGTGAATCTGCTATTAGAAACAATTTAGCAGTAGTCGAATATTGCAGAACTTCAATGGCTGCTCTTTCAGGATGTACTGcag GTGTATTAGGCCTAACCAACCTACATGGAGCCCTATTTTACGTTTGTGCAGTCACCAGCTTGTGGCTCATGATTTTATATAAAGCTGGCTTCTCAACttggaagaaatattttatatctcGTAAATCACTTTTAACAAATGGCTTTTTTGGACAATTATTCACTTATATCTTGTGTTGGACTTTTATTTATGGCATGGTACATGTTTATTAA